One region of Sphingomonas bisphenolicum genomic DNA includes:
- a CDS encoding glycoside hydrolase family 95 protein, which yields MTLSRRETMAAMAAGTAALVSARPTAAAPDASAAPLLWYRQPATAWTQALPIGNGRLGAMLFGGVNQDRLQLNESTLWAGQPYDPVDPQAKDILPKVRALIFAGKIAEAEALANQTLMAKPLTQMPYQTLGDLILDFPGIGDASAYRRDLDLDKAIATTRFDANGVTHVRQVVASPVDQLVAVHLTIGRSGKIDVDIALRSLQRDIEIMADGPVGLLLTGRNGASKGIEGNLCFAARLAAQIEGGRATHSADGRLSIRDAKAVTLFIAMATSHKRFDDVSGDPVAATATTLARVKGRPFVRIATDTAAAHQRLFRRVTLDLGTTPAALLPTDQRIAGSQTNDDPALAALYFDYARYLLICSSRPGGQPANLQGLWNDSLNPPWGSKYTININTQMNYWPAEPTALGECVVPLVDLVRELAVTGERTARTMYGARGWVAHHNTDLWRATAPIDGAQFGLWPTGGAWLCTHLWDHYDYSRDRAYLASIYPLMAGAARFFLDTLQRDPTTGFLVTNPSMSPENPHGHGGTLCAGPTMDMGILRDLFTQTIEAATILDTDAALVAEARAARDALAPYKIGSQGQLQEWQQDWDSDAPEQNHRHVSHLYGLHPSHQITPDATPDLAAAARRSLEIRGDRATGWATAWRINLWARLREGDHAHDILRFLLGPERTYPNMFDAHPPFQIDGNFGGAAGIVAMLMDSHGDVIDLLPALPKAWPTCRITGLRARGRCGVDLYWKDGQLDHAILRPELSGPRTVRLAGKRRTLTLKTGAPVSLTPKDFA from the coding sequence AGCGCCCGACGCATCAGCCGCGCCCTTGCTATGGTATCGCCAGCCCGCGACGGCATGGACCCAAGCGCTACCCATTGGCAATGGGCGTCTGGGAGCGATGCTGTTCGGCGGCGTCAATCAGGACAGGCTGCAACTCAACGAAAGCACGCTCTGGGCAGGCCAGCCCTATGACCCCGTCGATCCGCAGGCCAAGGATATATTGCCCAAAGTGCGTGCGCTGATCTTCGCAGGGAAAATCGCGGAAGCCGAAGCGCTCGCCAACCAGACACTGATGGCCAAACCGCTGACCCAAATGCCCTATCAGACGCTGGGCGACCTGATCCTCGACTTCCCCGGCATCGGCGACGCCAGCGCCTATCGCCGCGATCTTGATCTCGACAAGGCGATAGCGACCACCCGGTTCGACGCGAACGGCGTCACCCATGTCCGTCAGGTCGTCGCCTCCCCGGTTGACCAGCTCGTTGCGGTCCACTTGACCATTGGCAGGTCAGGCAAAATCGATGTCGACATCGCCTTGCGCTCACTCCAACGCGACATCGAGATCATGGCGGATGGCCCCGTCGGGCTACTCCTCACCGGCCGCAATGGCGCATCCAAGGGGATCGAGGGCAACCTCTGCTTCGCCGCGCGTCTGGCGGCACAGATCGAAGGCGGCCGTGCCACGCATAGCGCCGATGGCCGTCTCAGTATCCGCGACGCCAAGGCCGTCACGCTGTTCATCGCCATGGCGACCAGCCACAAGCGCTTCGATGATGTCAGCGGCGATCCGGTCGCCGCCACCGCCACCACGCTGGCCAGGGTCAAGGGCCGCCCATTCGTCCGCATCGCCACCGACACCGCCGCCGCGCACCAGCGCCTGTTCCGCCGCGTCACCCTTGACCTGGGCACTACGCCGGCCGCGCTGCTGCCCACCGATCAACGCATTGCCGGCTCCCAGACCAACGACGATCCCGCGCTCGCCGCCCTCTATTTCGACTATGCTCGCTACCTGCTCATCTGCTCGTCCCGCCCCGGTGGCCAGCCCGCCAATTTGCAGGGCCTCTGGAACGACAGCCTCAATCCGCCCTGGGGTTCCAAATATACGATCAACATCAACACGCAGATGAACTATTGGCCGGCCGAGCCGACAGCCTTGGGCGAATGCGTCGTGCCGCTGGTTGATTTGGTGCGCGAACTGGCCGTTACCGGCGAGCGCACCGCCCGAACGATGTATGGCGCGCGGGGCTGGGTCGCCCATCACAACACCGACCTGTGGCGCGCCACCGCACCGATCGACGGCGCGCAATTCGGCTTGTGGCCCACCGGCGGCGCTTGGCTCTGCACCCATTTATGGGACCATTATGACTATAGTCGCGATCGCGCCTATCTGGCGTCCATCTATCCCCTGATGGCCGGCGCGGCGCGTTTCTTCCTCGATACGCTCCAGCGCGATCCAACCACCGGCTTTCTCGTCACCAACCCGTCGATGAGCCCTGAAAATCCACACGGCCATGGCGGGACGCTCTGCGCGGGGCCAACGATGGACATGGGGATATTGCGCGACCTCTTCACCCAGACGATCGAGGCCGCGACCATTCTGGACACCGACGCCGCGCTCGTCGCCGAAGCGCGCGCTGCACGCGACGCGCTCGCGCCCTATAAAATCGGGAGTCAGGGCCAGCTTCAGGAATGGCAGCAGGATTGGGACTCCGACGCGCCGGAGCAGAATCACCGTCATGTGTCCCACCTCTACGGCCTCCACCCGTCCCACCAGATCACGCCCGACGCCACGCCCGATCTTGCCGCAGCCGCGCGCCGTTCATTGGAGATACGGGGCGACCGTGCGACCGGCTGGGCGACCGCCTGGCGCATCAACCTGTGGGCGCGCCTGCGCGAAGGCGATCATGCGCACGACATCCTGCGCTTCCTGCTCGGGCCGGAACGCACCTATCCCAATATGTTCGACGCCCATCCGCCGTTCCAGATTGACGGCAATTTCGGCGGTGCGGCGGGGATTGTCGCCATGCTGATGGACAGTCATGGCGACGTCATCGATCTGTTGCCAGCGCTTCCGAAAGCCTGGCCGACCTGCCGGATCACCGGCCTGCGCGCGCGTGGCCGCTGCGGCGTCGATCTCTACTGGAAGGACGGCCAACTCGACCATGCGATCCTGCGCCCCGAACTGTCGGGCCCGCGCACCGTCCGCCTCGCTGGCAAACGCCGGACCCTGACACTCAAGACCGGTGCGCCGGTTTCCCTGACGCCCAAGGATTTCGCATGA
- a CDS encoding NPCBM/NEW2 domain-containing protein, protein MTFRRCILPMLALCASTSLRAQTPASDLVDPLTPTGRWSAYQSGSAQLPPMGWNSWNAFFTEIDEEKLLGSAQRILDTGLAKKGYRFINIDDGWWLKRRTSDNKLIIRADKFPSSRIVKGDPSFRPLTDKLHAMGFKAGIYSDLGRNSCSQAYSDGPAQLPEGTVAEREVGLYGHSDQDIRLFFADWGFDAIKVDGCGIRAFAADAERVRNGQFRALPPLIDQHSITRSDIPAVKTLFADINRSLAQYNPDGDYLLSLCIWGSANVRAWGKDVGSISRTSDDISPDWGRMLTNYDSAVRRAFYAHPGSWNDPDMLFIGKGDFDANHLTEARSHFALWAMMNAPLLIGSDLRTTPQPLLDIFGNADLIALNQDPAGNQATVAFDSDGFQILVKTLANGDKAVALFNRGLSAVNAVLTAEHLKFRTDRPIALSDLWTGAKSEFTKEMKLRVEPRQTLVFRAKGGRLLADGLYLSEQPGVVNPAVDGVMRPEPDPTIYRSIPGWRGTRGIGERPMYAGWGGAMADATPYNQALVIAGRTFASGVGILANSRLEVRSKGFARFTASVGVDDSALDGDQPVRFFLYGDGKALASTPPLRRGAPAQPLDADVKGVAILELIARADGVTANAVPVTWGDAALRR, encoded by the coding sequence ATGACCTTCCGACGTTGCATCCTGCCGATGCTCGCTCTGTGCGCCAGCACCAGCCTCCGGGCACAAACCCCTGCTTCCGACTTAGTCGATCCACTGACGCCCACCGGCCGCTGGAGCGCCTATCAGTCCGGCAGCGCACAGCTGCCCCCGATGGGCTGGAACAGCTGGAACGCCTTTTTCACGGAAATCGATGAGGAGAAGCTGCTCGGTTCCGCCCAGCGTATCCTGGATACCGGCCTGGCGAAAAAGGGCTATCGCTTCATCAACATCGACGATGGCTGGTGGCTGAAACGCCGCACAAGCGACAATAAACTCATCATCCGGGCCGACAAATTTCCTTCGTCCCGCATCGTAAAGGGCGATCCTTCCTTCCGTCCCCTGACCGATAAACTCCATGCCATGGGTTTCAAGGCCGGCATCTATTCCGACCTGGGCCGCAACAGTTGTTCGCAGGCCTATTCTGATGGACCCGCGCAACTGCCCGAAGGCACGGTGGCCGAGCGGGAAGTCGGCCTGTACGGGCATAGCGATCAGGATATCCGCCTCTTTTTCGCGGACTGGGGCTTCGACGCGATCAAGGTGGACGGCTGCGGCATCCGCGCTTTTGCTGCTGATGCGGAACGCGTCCGTAATGGCCAGTTCCGCGCCCTCCCGCCTCTCATCGACCAGCACAGCATTACCCGATCGGACATCCCGGCGGTCAAGACGCTCTTTGCCGATATCAACCGATCGCTCGCCCAATATAATCCTGACGGCGACTATCTGCTTTCGCTCTGCATCTGGGGCAGCGCCAATGTTCGCGCCTGGGGCAAGGATGTCGGCAGCATCTCGCGCACCAGCGACGATATCTCGCCCGACTGGGGGCGGATGCTCACCAATTATGACAGCGCCGTGCGCCGCGCATTCTATGCACATCCGGGTAGCTGGAACGATCCCGACATGCTCTTCATCGGCAAGGGGGATTTCGACGCCAACCATCTGACCGAGGCCCGGTCGCATTTCGCTCTTTGGGCGATGATGAATGCGCCGCTGCTGATCGGCTCGGATTTGCGCACCACGCCCCAACCGCTGCTCGATATTTTTGGCAATGCCGACCTGATCGCGCTCAATCAGGACCCTGCCGGCAATCAGGCGACGGTCGCCTTCGACAGCGATGGTTTCCAGATTCTCGTCAAGACGCTGGCGAACGGCGATAAAGCCGTCGCGCTGTTCAACCGGGGATTGTCCGCCGTAAATGCTGTGCTGACCGCCGAGCACCTGAAGTTTCGCACCGATCGCCCGATCGCCTTGTCCGATCTTTGGACGGGTGCGAAGAGCGAGTTCACCAAAGAAATGAAGCTGCGTGTCGAACCGCGCCAAACCCTGGTGTTTCGCGCGAAAGGCGGCCGCCTATTGGCTGACGGCCTTTATCTGTCGGAGCAGCCCGGCGTCGTGAATCCGGCAGTGGACGGGGTGATGCGGCCCGAACCAGATCCCACCATCTATCGGTCGATACCCGGCTGGCGCGGCACGCGCGGGATTGGCGAGCGGCCCATGTATGCCGGATGGGGCGGCGCGATGGCCGATGCGACGCCCTATAATCAGGCGCTTGTGATTGCCGGCCGCACCTTCGCGTCGGGCGTGGGCATCCTTGCCAACTCGCGGCTTGAAGTGCGCAGCAAAGGCTTTGCCCGCTTCACCGCGTCGGTGGGGGTGGACGACAGCGCGCTGGATGGCGATCAACCGGTCCGTTTCTTCCTCTATGGCGACGGCAAAGCGCTCGCCAGCACGCCACCGCTGCGTCGCGGGGCACCTGCCCAGCCGCTGGACGCAGACGTCAAGGGGGTCGCCATCCTCGAACTCATCGCCCGTGCCGACGGCGTTACAGCTAACGCCGTGCCGGTGACCTGGGGCGACGCGGCCCTGCGCCGCTGA